Proteins found in one Sorghum bicolor cultivar BTx623 chromosome 1, Sorghum_bicolor_NCBIv3, whole genome shotgun sequence genomic segment:
- the LOC8082618 gene encoding uncharacterized protein LOC8082618, giving the protein MHFMGRDDSKRTDEKLTVLRAQWAFTEDMPFVLLLMRDVLAATNELSLALDRNDLDAEKFMILLKESKRQLLALRDEGWPSFLMEVDLLCTESDMPMPDMGEQYAHHRWSDDESPTSTNLEHYHIHVFVKVINDQLRELDKRFSKESSELVCLASCLNPRNLFQAFDKDKLIKFARFYPSEFPDTSIAALDLQLQVFITDVRSDARFHEMVRLSDLSVKMVGTGKNNMYPLVYLLLKLALILPGTAAIAKTASSTMKFIDSTMMKEPCNQWTSDCLLVFLEHDIFESITNDDVIASL; this is encoded by the coding sequence CCGAGGACATGCCCTTTGTTTTGCTCTTGATGCGAGATGTACTAGCTGCTACAAATGAATTGTCTCTGGCCTTGGACAGGAACGACCTGGATGCTGAGAAGTTTATGATTCTTCTCAAGGAGTCCAAGAGACAGTTGCTGGCACTGAGAGATGAAGGATGGCCATCTTTTCTCATGGAAGTGGACTTGCTTTGCACCGAGAGTGACATGCCTATGCCTGACATGGGAGAGCAGTATGCACACCACAGGTGGAGCGACGATGAATCTCCAACATCGACAAACTTGGAGCATTACCATATTCATGTCTTTGTAAAAGTTATCAACGACCAACTCAGGGAGCTTGATAAGCGCTTTAGCAAGGAAAGCTCTGAATTGGTTTGCCTCGCATCATGCCTAAACCCACGCAATCTTTTCCAAGCTTTTGATAAGGACAAGCTCATTAAGTTTGCTCGGTTCTATCCATCTGAGTTTCCCGATACATCTATTGCAGCACTTGATCTGCAACTCCAGGTGTTCATAACTGATGTGCGCTCTGATGCCAGATTTCATGAAATGGTTAGATTGAGCGATCTTTCTGTGAAGATGGTGGGGACAGGGAAGAACAACATGTATCCATTGGTTTATCTGCTCCTGAAACTCGCTCTCATCCTTCCTGGCACAGCAGCTATCGCCAAGACAGCATCTTCAACAATGAAGTTCATAGACAGCACAATGATGAAAGAACCCTGCAACCAGTGGACCAGTGACTGCTTACTGGTGTTCCTGGAGCACGATATATTTGAAAGCATAACCAATGATGACGTCATCGCATCTCTGTGA